Proteins encoded within one genomic window of Nilaparvata lugens isolate BPH chromosome 11, ASM1435652v1, whole genome shotgun sequence:
- the LOC111045206 gene encoding glycine-rich cell wall structural protein-like isoform X1, translating into MIRIKLQIFAVALLALSVLAEEKKAEKRGVLSGLHGANSIGGGSYGGGGFGGGYSGGHGGGYSLGGGVSSFGGGHGFSGGLGGGLGGIAYSGHGGGGSGFGGGSGFGGGLGGGLGGGLGGGLGGGLGGGLGGGAITVNTVSQPVPVPVPQPVPVTVTRTVPVPQPYPVPVSVPRPVAVPVPQPYPVTVNRPYPVPVERPYPVRVPHPVPVPVPHPVPVSVPQPYPVTVNRPVPVSVPQPIVVPQPVPVVVSSGGAGGAGGFSSGFGGGLGGGLGGGLGGGLGGGHGLGSGLGSGLLSGGHGGSYSSGALLSGYGGGYGGYSGALSGGHGGYSGGLSSGLGGYSGALSGGHGGYSGGLSSGHGGYVSSSLGSYGSGSYGSGSYGGSKGYSSGGHGGATSYSSTTFGHGGSSGSGYASGFKGYH; encoded by the exons ATGATTCGTATAAAG TTACAGATTTTCGCAGTAGCTCTTCTCGCTCTCTCTGTTTTGGCAGAGGAGAAGAAAGCCGAGAAGAGAGGAGTTCTGAGCGGACTCCATGGAGCTAACAGCATTGGAGGAGGAAGTTACGGAGGAGGAGGATTTGGCGGAGGTTACTCCGGGGGTCACGGAGGAGGTTACAGTCTGGGAGGAGGAGTGAGCAGTTTCGGAGGAGGTCATGGATTCTCAGGAGGTTTGGGAGGAGGATTGGGAGGTATCGCTTATAGCGGACATGGAGGAGGAGGTTCAGGATTTGGAGGAGGTTCAGGATTCGGAGGAGGACTCGGAGGTGGTCTAGGAGGAGGACTAGGAGGAGGACTaggaggaggattaggaggaggCTTAGGAGGCGGTGCCATCACCGTGAACACAGTCTCCCAACCAGTACCAGTTCCAGTTCCCCAACCAGTCCCCGTCACAGTTACCCGCACAGTTCCCGTGCCACAACCCTACCCAGTACCCGTATCTGTTCCGAGACCAGTAGCCGTTCCAGTTCCTCAGCCATACCCGGTCACTGTTAACCGTCCATACCCAGTTCCCGTTGAACGTCCCTACCCCGTCAGAGTTCCCCACCCAGTACCCGTTCCAGTTCCTCACCCTGTTCCAGTGTCAGTTCCCCAGCCGTACCCAGTAACCGTTAACCGACCAGTTCCCGTATCAGTTCCTCAGCCGATTGTGGTTCCTCAACCAGTTCCAGTGGTGGTGTCTTCGGGAGGCGCTGGAGGTGCTGGAGGTTTCTCAAGTGGATTTGGAGGCGGACTTGGAGGCGGACTAGGAGGTGGACTTGGAGGCGGACTTGGGGGTGGTCACGGACTTGGAAGCGGACTTGGATCTG GTCTGCTCTCTGGCGGACACGGTGGAAGCTACAGCAGTGGAGCTCTCCTCTCCGGATATGGAGGTGGTTATGGAGGATACTCAGGTGCTCTATCCGGTGGACACGGAGGATACTCGGGTGGTCTCTCAAGTGGACTCGGAGGATACTCAGGTGCTCTATCCGGTGGACACGGAGGATACTCAGGTGGCCTATCCAGTGGACATGGAGGGTACGTAAGCAGCAGTCTGGGATCCTATGGATCAGGATCCTATGGATCAGGATCTTATGGAGGATCCAAGGGCTACTCAAGTGGAGGTCACGGAGGAGCGACTTCCTACTCGTCGACTACCTTTGGGCATGGTGGTAGCAGCGGAAGTGGATACGCTTCCGGTTTCAAGGGATATCACTAA
- the LOC111045206 gene encoding glycine-rich cell wall structural protein-like isoform X2 — protein MIRIKIFAVALLALSVLAEEKKAEKRGVLSGLHGANSIGGGSYGGGGFGGGYSGGHGGGYSLGGGVSSFGGGHGFSGGLGGGLGGIAYSGHGGGGSGFGGGSGFGGGLGGGLGGGLGGGLGGGLGGGLGGGAITVNTVSQPVPVPVPQPVPVTVTRTVPVPQPYPVPVSVPRPVAVPVPQPYPVTVNRPYPVPVERPYPVRVPHPVPVPVPHPVPVSVPQPYPVTVNRPVPVSVPQPIVVPQPVPVVVSSGGAGGAGGFSSGFGGGLGGGLGGGLGGGLGGGHGLGSGLGSGLLSGGHGGSYSSGALLSGYGGGYGGYSGALSGGHGGYSGGLSSGLGGYSGALSGGHGGYSGGLSSGHGGYVSSSLGSYGSGSYGSGSYGGSKGYSSGGHGGATSYSSTTFGHGGSSGSGYASGFKGYH, from the exons ATGATTCGTATAAAG ATTTTCGCAGTAGCTCTTCTCGCTCTCTCTGTTTTGGCAGAGGAGAAGAAAGCCGAGAAGAGAGGAGTTCTGAGCGGACTCCATGGAGCTAACAGCATTGGAGGAGGAAGTTACGGAGGAGGAGGATTTGGCGGAGGTTACTCCGGGGGTCACGGAGGAGGTTACAGTCTGGGAGGAGGAGTGAGCAGTTTCGGAGGAGGTCATGGATTCTCAGGAGGTTTGGGAGGAGGATTGGGAGGTATCGCTTATAGCGGACATGGAGGAGGAGGTTCAGGATTTGGAGGAGGTTCAGGATTCGGAGGAGGACTCGGAGGTGGTCTAGGAGGAGGACTAGGAGGAGGACTaggaggaggattaggaggaggCTTAGGAGGCGGTGCCATCACCGTGAACACAGTCTCCCAACCAGTACCAGTTCCAGTTCCCCAACCAGTCCCCGTCACAGTTACCCGCACAGTTCCCGTGCCACAACCCTACCCAGTACCCGTATCTGTTCCGAGACCAGTAGCCGTTCCAGTTCCTCAGCCATACCCGGTCACTGTTAACCGTCCATACCCAGTTCCCGTTGAACGTCCCTACCCCGTCAGAGTTCCCCACCCAGTACCCGTTCCAGTTCCTCACCCTGTTCCAGTGTCAGTTCCCCAGCCGTACCCAGTAACCGTTAACCGACCAGTTCCCGTATCAGTTCCTCAGCCGATTGTGGTTCCTCAACCAGTTCCAGTGGTGGTGTCTTCGGGAGGCGCTGGAGGTGCTGGAGGTTTCTCAAGTGGATTTGGAGGCGGACTTGGAGGCGGACTAGGAGGTGGACTTGGAGGCGGACTTGGGGGTGGTCACGGACTTGGAAGCGGACTTGGATCTG GTCTGCTCTCTGGCGGACACGGTGGAAGCTACAGCAGTGGAGCTCTCCTCTCCGGATATGGAGGTGGTTATGGAGGATACTCAGGTGCTCTATCCGGTGGACACGGAGGATACTCGGGTGGTCTCTCAAGTGGACTCGGAGGATACTCAGGTGCTCTATCCGGTGGACACGGAGGATACTCAGGTGGCCTATCCAGTGGACATGGAGGGTACGTAAGCAGCAGTCTGGGATCCTATGGATCAGGATCCTATGGATCAGGATCTTATGGAGGATCCAAGGGCTACTCAAGTGGAGGTCACGGAGGAGCGACTTCCTACTCGTCGACTACCTTTGGGCATGGTGGTAGCAGCGGAAGTGGATACGCTTCCGGTTTCAAGGGATATCACTAA